From the Tribolium castaneum strain GA2 chromosome 2, icTriCast1.1, whole genome shotgun sequence genome, one window contains:
- the LOC656046 gene encoding protein deadpan, whose product MPISEDEYEIRPSQESVTMSKAELRKTHKPIMEKRRRARINHCLNEIKTLILEAMNKDPARHSKLEKADILEMAVKHLQNVQRQQLAVAMASDPSVLRKFKSGFNECANEIDRFVSQSEVDDGLKDRMRSHLQKCINGIDHVAHFNFPNFPNLPFTSTSNVPSSSIGDQNNNARVQIPQSIQLIPSRLPSGEIALLLPNSSNLPFLQQRERPSAFVTVIPSSSSTSVSPPASPKGFRPVQPTTYHEQPQVPQVSSTSIPPAMEVKSMKFPIHQRIISPKKTIEPLCIITNQSERFKQAQTREDGADFEENRTQGVKRKYAEMTQGLLTVAEYPATKIIKTESATSTTEATASTSRESNPPGDGNSDMWRPW is encoded by the exons ATGCCCATAAGTGAAGACGAGTACGAGATTCGACCTTCCCAAGAATCAGTCACAATGTCGAAAGCCGAACTACGAAAA ACGCACAAACCCATAATGGAGAAGCGCAGAAGAGCCAGAATTAACCACTGTTTGAACGAAATCAAAACCCTTATCTTGGAAGCAATGAACAAAGAC cCGGCAAGACACTCAAAACTTGAAAAAGCCGATATCTTGGAAATGGCCGTGAAACACCTCCAAAACGTCCAACGCCAACAACTAGCCGTTGCAATGGCATCCGACCCTTCCGTTTTACGAAAATTCAAGTCAGGTTTCAACGAATGTGCCAACGAAATCGACCGTTTCGTCTCACAATCCGAAGTTGACGACGGCCTCAAAGACCGGATGCGATCCCACTTGCAAAAATGCATCAACGGGATCGACCATGTTGCCCATTTCAACTTCCCCAACTTTCCAAATTTACCGTTCACTTCAACTTCAAACGTACCTTCTTCAAGTATCGGTGACCAAAACAATAACGCAAGAGTGCAAATACCACAAAGCATCCAATTGATACCAAGCCGACTTCCAAGCGGGGAAATCGCCTTGCTTTTACCCAACTCGAGTAACttaccatttttgcaacaaagaGAACGACCAAGTGCTTTCGTAACTGTGATACCGTCATCTTCATCAACTTCGGTAAGTCCTCCGGCAAGCCCCAAGGGGTTCCGTCCAGTGCAACCAACAACCTACCACGAACAACCCCAAGTGCCCCAAGTGTCTTCCACTTCGATTCCTCCAGCAATGGAAGTCAAAAGTATGAAATTCCCGATTCATCAACGCATTATCAGTCCGAAAAAAACGATAGAGCCTTTGTGTATTATAACAAATCAGTCGGAGCGCTTCAAACAGGCGCAAACTCGCGAAGATGGCGCCGATTTTGAGGAGAATCGCACTCAAGGAGTGAAGAGAAAATATGCCGAAATGACTCAAGGTTTGCTCACTGTGGCCGAATATCCGGCtactaaaataattaaaacggaATCAGCGACGAGTACGACAGAGGCCACAGCGTCCACTTCTCGGGAGTCGAATCCTCCAGGGGATGGGAACAGTGATATGTGGAGGCCGTGGTAG
- the LOC135265338 gene encoding uncharacterized protein LOC135265338 isoform X3, with amino-acid sequence MQTCSSNKEETCSEISNIAADAKDSLLPSKSKHLYEETYNAYRKWRSNKKIDTTCEDTILAYFSSELSRYKSSSLWSKYSMLRSTINLREGIDISKFPSVIPYLKRKGEGHKPKKSLILSKDHIDEFLRKADTKEHLFNKVVLIFGVAGACRRQELVTLTTTCVQDCKTHFLIKLEDTKTKVDRCFIITAGKLENVNLLELVRRYMEIRPTKTPHNRFFINYTKEKCTIQPVGIHKIGGHCFRRSSASLLANAGATMERIKRHGGWRSTTVAEGYIEECENTKIKVANLILGEEPLACNSISSENHEKFTSLRGTESEAKKQRSCRNEYLWQQ; translated from the exons ATGCAAACGTGCAGTTCAAATAAAGAAGAAACTTGCAGCGAAATATCAAATATTGCTGCTGATGCGAAAGATTCTCTGTTACCATCAAAATCCAAGCATTTGTACGAAGAAACATATAATGCGTATCGGAAATGGCGTTCtaataagaaaattgataCAACTTGCGAAGATACCATTCTAGCGTACTTCAGCAGCGAGCTGTCCCGGTATAAAAGTTCATCATTATGGAGCAAATATTCTATGCTAAGATCAACCATCAATCTACGAGAGGGAATTGACATTAGTAAATTTCCAAGCGTCATACCTTATTTGAAACGAAAAGGTGAAGGacacaaaccaaaaaaatctcttATATTGAGTAAAGACCATATAGAcgaatttttgagaaaagctGACACCAAggaacatttatttaataag GTTGTTCTCATATTTGGAGTAGCCGGTGCATGTAGACGTCAAGAGCTAGTGACATTAACGACAACATGTGTTCAAGACTGCAAaacccattttttaattaagctgGAAGACACCAAAACCAAAGTGGATCGATGTTTTATAATAACAGCAGGTAAACTCGAAAATGTTAATCTACTTGAACTTGTCAGAAGATATATGGAAATTCGACCCACCAAGACACCGCACAACAGATTTTTTATCAACTACACCAAGGAAAAATGTACCATTCAACCAGTTGGAATCCACAAAATTGGGG GTCACTGCTTCAGACGTAGCTCAGCTTCTCTTCTGGCAAATGCAGGGGCCACTATGGAAAGGATAAAAAGACACGGAGGTTGGCGTTCAACTACAGTGGCAGAAGGTTATATCGAAGAATGtgaaaatactaaaattaaggttGCAAACTTGATCTTGGGTGAAGAACCATTGGCCTGCAATAGCATCTCTTCGGAAAATCAcgaaaaatttacaagtttGCGTGGAACCGAGAgtgaagcaaaaaaacaacgaaGTTGTAGGAATGAATATTTGTGGCAACAATAA
- the LOC135265338 gene encoding uncharacterized protein LOC135265338 isoform X2, whose protein sequence is MQTCSSNKEETCSEISNIAADAKDSLLPSKSKHLYEETYNAYRKWRSNKKIDTTCEDTILAYFSSELSRYKSSSLWSKYSMLRSTINLREGIDISKFPSVIPYLKRKGEGHKPKKSLILSKDHIDEFLRKADTKEHLFNKVVLIFGVAGACRRQELVTLTTTCVQDCKTHFLIKLEDTKTKVDRCFIITAGKLENVNLLELVRRYMEIRPTKTPHNRFFINYTKEKCTIQPVGIHKIGGVPAIVAKRSSASLLANAGATMERIKRHGGWRSTTVAEGYIEECENTKIKVANLILGEEPLACNSISSENHEKFTSLRGTESEAKKQRSCRNEYLWQQ, encoded by the exons ATGCAAACGTGCAGTTCAAATAAAGAAGAAACTTGCAGCGAAATATCAAATATTGCTGCTGATGCGAAAGATTCTCTGTTACCATCAAAATCCAAGCATTTGTACGAAGAAACATATAATGCGTATCGGAAATGGCGTTCtaataagaaaattgataCAACTTGCGAAGATACCATTCTAGCGTACTTCAGCAGCGAGCTGTCCCGGTATAAAAGTTCATCATTATGGAGCAAATATTCTATGCTAAGATCAACCATCAATCTACGAGAGGGAATTGACATTAGTAAATTTCCAAGCGTCATACCTTATTTGAAACGAAAAGGTGAAGGacacaaaccaaaaaaatctcttATATTGAGTAAAGACCATATAGAcgaatttttgagaaaagctGACACCAAggaacatttatttaataag GTTGTTCTCATATTTGGAGTAGCCGGTGCATGTAGACGTCAAGAGCTAGTGACATTAACGACAACATGTGTTCAAGACTGCAAaacccattttttaattaagctgGAAGACACCAAAACCAAAGTGGATCGATGTTTTATAATAACAGCAGGTAAACTCGAAAATGTTAATCTACTTGAACTTGTCAGAAGATATATGGAAATTCGACCCACCAAGACACCGCACAACAGATTTTTTATCAACTACACCAAGGAAAAATGTACCATTCAACCAGTTGGAATCCACAAAATTGGGGGTGTGCCTGCTATAGTGGCCAA ACGTAGCTCAGCTTCTCTTCTGGCAAATGCAGGGGCCACTATGGAAAGGATAAAAAGACACGGAGGTTGGCGTTCAACTACAGTGGCAGAAGGTTATATCGAAGAATGtgaaaatactaaaattaaggttGCAAACTTGATCTTGGGTGAAGAACCATTGGCCTGCAATAGCATCTCTTCGGAAAATCAcgaaaaatttacaagtttGCGTGGAACCGAGAgtgaagcaaaaaaacaacgaaGTTGTAGGAATGAATATTTGTGGCAACAATAA
- the LOC135265338 gene encoding uncharacterized protein LOC135265338 isoform X1, with product MQTCSSNKEETCSEISNIAADAKDSLLPSKSKHLYEETYNAYRKWRSNKKIDTTCEDTILAYFSSELSRYKSSSLWSKYSMLRSTINLREGIDISKFPSVIPYLKRKGEGHKPKKSLILSKDHIDEFLRKADTKEHLFNKVVLIFGVAGACRRQELVTLTTTCVQDCKTHFLIKLEDTKTKVDRCFIITAGKLENVNLLELVRRYMEIRPTKTPHNRFFINYTKEKCTIQPVGIHKIGGVPAIVAKYLGLENASSYTGHCFRRSSASLLANAGATMERIKRHGGWRSTTVAEGYIEECENTKIKVANLILGEEPLACNSISSENHEKFTSLRGTESEAKKQRSCRNEYLWQQ from the exons ATGCAAACGTGCAGTTCAAATAAAGAAGAAACTTGCAGCGAAATATCAAATATTGCTGCTGATGCGAAAGATTCTCTGTTACCATCAAAATCCAAGCATTTGTACGAAGAAACATATAATGCGTATCGGAAATGGCGTTCtaataagaaaattgataCAACTTGCGAAGATACCATTCTAGCGTACTTCAGCAGCGAGCTGTCCCGGTATAAAAGTTCATCATTATGGAGCAAATATTCTATGCTAAGATCAACCATCAATCTACGAGAGGGAATTGACATTAGTAAATTTCCAAGCGTCATACCTTATTTGAAACGAAAAGGTGAAGGacacaaaccaaaaaaatctcttATATTGAGTAAAGACCATATAGAcgaatttttgagaaaagctGACACCAAggaacatttatttaataag GTTGTTCTCATATTTGGAGTAGCCGGTGCATGTAGACGTCAAGAGCTAGTGACATTAACGACAACATGTGTTCAAGACTGCAAaacccattttttaattaagctgGAAGACACCAAAACCAAAGTGGATCGATGTTTTATAATAACAGCAGGTAAACTCGAAAATGTTAATCTACTTGAACTTGTCAGAAGATATATGGAAATTCGACCCACCAAGACACCGCACAACAGATTTTTTATCAACTACACCAAGGAAAAATGTACCATTCAACCAGTTGGAATCCACAAAATTGGGGGTGTGCCTGCTATAGTGGCCAAGTATTTGGGTCTTGAAAATGCTTCTTCATATACAGGTCACTGCTTCAGACGTAGCTCAGCTTCTCTTCTGGCAAATGCAGGGGCCACTATGGAAAGGATAAAAAGACACGGAGGTTGGCGTTCAACTACAGTGGCAGAAGGTTATATCGAAGAATGtgaaaatactaaaattaaggttGCAAACTTGATCTTGGGTGAAGAACCATTGGCCTGCAATAGCATCTCTTCGGAAAATCAcgaaaaatttacaagtttGCGTGGAACCGAGAgtgaagcaaaaaaacaacgaaGTTGTAGGAATGAATATTTGTGGCAACAATAA